Proteins from a genomic interval of Treponema brennaborense DSM 12168:
- a CDS encoding glutamine synthetase III produces MSTVPELFGSMVFNETVMKERLPKDTFKVLKKTMDEGSPLEEGVANIVANAMKDWAVEKGATHYTHWFQPMTGITAEKHDSFISPQTDGTVIMEFSGKELIKGEPDGSSFPSGGIRATCEARGYTAWDPTSPAFIKDGSLCIPTAFCSYGGEALDKKTPLLRSMDAIDKQAKRILKLFGKTVKRVCTTVGPEQEYFLIDKTLWEQRKDLIYTGRTLFGAKPPKGQELEDHYFGTIKPRISAYMKELDEELWKLGILAKTKHNEVAPAQHEMAPIFTTTNIAADDNQLTMEMMKKVAARHGLVCLLHEKPFAGVNGSGKHNNWSLSTDKGENLLEPGSTPEENAQFLLILTAIIKGIDEYQDLLRASVATAGNDHRLGANEAPPAIISMFLGDELDSILESIRTGKPYDRKAKEVLRLGVDALPAFPKDNTDRNRTSPFAFTGNKFEFRSLGSSLSISCPNIMLNTIVAEEFAQFADILEKSKDFTKDLNELIKKTLSKHHRIIFNGNGYSDEWVREAEKRGLLNLKTTSDAMPYFIAQKNIDMFKKHGVYTGTEMKARYEIQMEEYVKVLNIEALTMIEMTRKQIVPAVFKYLQSVSATAAGIKALVPGAECSAEAGIVQTVSGLCDAAVKKIAALETAMLNSKECADITAEAKFYTASVIPAMTELRAVADELETLVGEDYWPFPTYGDLLFRV; encoded by the coding sequence ATGAGTACAGTTCCTGAACTGTTCGGAAGCATGGTTTTCAATGAAACAGTCATGAAAGAACGGCTTCCCAAGGATACTTTCAAAGTATTGAAAAAAACGATGGACGAAGGCTCTCCGCTCGAGGAAGGCGTTGCGAACATCGTTGCAAACGCGATGAAAGACTGGGCCGTGGAAAAAGGAGCGACCCATTATACGCACTGGTTCCAGCCGATGACCGGCATTACGGCTGAAAAGCACGACAGTTTTATTTCTCCGCAGACGGACGGAACCGTTATCATGGAATTTTCCGGAAAAGAACTGATCAAGGGCGAACCCGACGGCTCCAGTTTTCCTTCCGGCGGTATCCGCGCAACGTGCGAAGCCCGCGGATATACGGCGTGGGATCCGACGTCTCCTGCTTTTATCAAGGACGGCTCGCTGTGCATTCCGACGGCGTTCTGTTCCTACGGCGGTGAAGCGCTGGACAAGAAAACGCCGCTTCTGCGCTCCATGGACGCGATCGACAAACAGGCCAAGCGCATCCTGAAACTGTTCGGTAAAACGGTAAAGCGCGTCTGCACGACCGTCGGCCCCGAACAAGAATATTTTCTGATCGACAAAACGCTGTGGGAACAGCGCAAGGATTTGATTTATACCGGCCGGACGCTGTTCGGCGCCAAACCGCCGAAAGGGCAGGAATTGGAAGATCACTACTTCGGAACGATCAAGCCGCGCATTTCCGCGTATATGAAAGAACTCGACGAAGAATTGTGGAAGCTGGGCATTCTTGCCAAGACGAAGCACAACGAGGTTGCGCCCGCGCAGCACGAAATGGCGCCCATTTTTACGACGACCAACATCGCCGCCGACGACAATCAGCTGACGATGGAAATGATGAAAAAGGTTGCCGCCCGGCACGGTTTGGTGTGTCTGCTGCATGAAAAACCGTTCGCCGGCGTGAACGGTTCGGGCAAACACAACAACTGGTCGCTTTCGACCGATAAGGGTGAAAACCTGCTCGAACCGGGCAGCACGCCTGAAGAAAACGCCCAGTTTTTGCTGATTCTGACCGCGATCATCAAAGGTATCGACGAATATCAGGATCTGCTGCGCGCGTCCGTCGCGACGGCCGGCAATGACCACCGTCTGGGTGCCAACGAAGCGCCGCCGGCGATCATTTCGATGTTTTTGGGAGACGAGCTGGACTCCATTCTGGAATCCATCCGCACCGGCAAACCGTACGACCGCAAGGCGAAGGAAGTGCTCCGCCTCGGCGTAGACGCGCTGCCCGCGTTTCCCAAAGACAATACGGACCGCAACAGAACGTCGCCGTTCGCGTTTACCGGCAACAAATTCGAGTTCCGCTCGCTCGGGTCGAGTCTGTCGATTTCATGCCCGAACATCATGCTGAATACGATTGTTGCCGAAGAATTTGCCCAGTTTGCCGATATTCTGGAAAAATCCAAGGATTTTACCAAAGATCTGAACGAACTGATCAAAAAGACGCTGAGCAAACACCACCGGATCATTTTTAACGGAAACGGCTATTCGGACGAGTGGGTGCGTGAGGCGGAAAAACGGGGGTTGCTGAATCTGAAAACGACGTCCGACGCAATGCCGTATTTTATCGCGCAGAAAAACATCGATATGTTCAAAAAGCACGGCGTCTATACGGGTACGGAAATGAAGGCACGCTACGAGATTCAAATGGAAGAATACGTAAAAGTGCTGAACATTGAAGCGCTGACCATGATCGAAATGACCCGGAAACAGATCGTTCCGGCGGTGTTCAAATATCTGCAATCGGTTTCCGCGACGGCAGCCGGTATCAAGGCGCTGGTTCCCGGAGCGGAATGCAGTGCCGAAGCCGGAATCGTTCAGACCGTTTCCGGACTGTGCGACGCGGCGGTAAAGAAAATCGCGGCGCTTGAAACGGCGATGCTGAACAGCAAGGAATGCGCGGATATCACCGCTGAAGCGAAGTTCTACACGGCGTCCGTTATTCCGGCTATGACGGAACTGCGTGCGGTTGCGGACGAGCTTGAAACGCTGGTCGGCGAAGACTATTGGCCTTTCCCGACGTACGGCGATCTGCTGTTCAGAGTCTGA